A window of the Arenibacter algicola genome harbors these coding sequences:
- a CDS encoding PUR family DNA/RNA-binding protein, giving the protein MSDKDLMDQEEIYSKVLRAGRRTYFFDVRSTKAGDYYLTVTESKKFTHDDGSFHYKKHKIYLYKEDFTAFKENLDEMMDYIIDEKGSEVISERHQKDFKKEDSEENGSISSTDSFTDVSFDDI; this is encoded by the coding sequence ATGAGCGATAAAGATTTAATGGACCAAGAAGAAATTTATTCAAAAGTTTTAAGAGCAGGAAGAAGAACTTATTTTTTCGATGTTAGAAGCACAAAGGCAGGAGATTATTATTTAACTGTTACCGAAAGCAAAAAGTTCACCCATGATGATGGTTCTTTTCATTATAAAAAACACAAGATTTATTTATACAAAGAAGACTTTACCGCCTTTAAAGAGAATTTGGATGAGATGATGGATTACATTATCGATGAAAAAGGTTCAGAGGTTATTTCCGAACGTCACCAAAAAGATTTTAAGAAGGAAGATTCTGAGGAAAATGGATCCATCAGTTCTACAGATAGTTTTACAGATGTAAGCTTTGACGATATTTAA
- a CDS encoding lysophospholipid acyltransferase family protein: MRKIGYLVIWVWIRTALTFYFSKIKIEGSSNVPSGKPIMFLANHQNALLDALLIATHCKRKPYFLTRSDVFKTALLKVFFGFLQMIPVYRIRDGKNSLAGNTAIFERCAQLLGRGEAVLIFPEGNHSLKRRVRPLSKGFTRILFLALESNPSMDIGIVPIGVNYANAAKFPDKAALYYGKAIRVQDFFDKKDVSGSASRLKEEVYHHLKKLTAHIEEESSYEEIVHTLDRAKVDYLDPVGVNRIKEEGTSPEYRKIGKGKVALVKYILRGAFSILNFPMIIIWSIFIKPKVSEPEFLSTTRFMYALLIYPFFYLLFIAGMLEFLNWPVTSIICLAHLTLNIVLVKLSWED, translated from the coding sequence TTGAGAAAAATAGGATATCTTGTAATTTGGGTTTGGATACGCACGGCTTTGACTTTCTATTTTTCCAAAATAAAGATTGAAGGGTCGTCCAATGTACCTTCCGGAAAACCCATTATGTTTTTGGCAAATCATCAAAACGCTTTGCTTGATGCCTTATTGATTGCAACCCATTGTAAGCGGAAGCCTTATTTTTTAACTAGGTCCGATGTATTCAAGACGGCCTTGTTGAAAGTATTTTTCGGATTTTTACAGATGATTCCCGTTTATAGGATCAGGGATGGTAAGAATTCCTTGGCGGGTAATACTGCCATTTTTGAACGCTGTGCCCAGCTGCTGGGAAGGGGAGAGGCCGTACTTATTTTTCCAGAGGGAAACCATTCTTTAAAACGTAGGGTCCGGCCATTGAGTAAAGGATTTACCCGTATTTTGTTTTTGGCCTTGGAAAGTAATCCGTCAATGGATATAGGTATTGTCCCAATTGGAGTTAATTACGCCAATGCGGCAAAGTTTCCCGATAAGGCCGCACTGTATTATGGGAAAGCGATAAGGGTACAGGATTTTTTTGATAAGAAGGATGTGTCGGGATCTGCAAGCCGGCTCAAGGAGGAAGTGTATCATCATTTAAAAAAGCTTACCGCCCATATTGAAGAGGAGTCAAGTTATGAGGAAATAGTACATACATTGGATAGGGCCAAGGTAGATTATTTGGATCCTGTTGGTGTTAATCGAATTAAAGAAGAAGGGACATCCCCAGAGTACAGGAAAATTGGAAAAGGAAAAGTTGCACTCGTGAAGTATATCCTTAGGGGAGCATTTTCTATTTTGAATTTCCCAATGATAATTATATGGTCAATATTCATTAAACCCAAGGTAAGCGAACCGGAATTTTTGAGTACTACCCGTTTTATGTATGCCTTATTGATTTACCCATTCTTTTATCTATTGTTTATCGCAGGCATGCTAGAGTTTCTTAATTGGCCGGTTACCTCAATTATTTGTCTGGCCCATTTAACGTTAAATATCGTCCTGGTTAAATTGTCATGGGAAGACTAA
- a CDS encoding bile acid:sodium symporter family protein, with translation MVTTPLDKIHIDFNEQSLWVLNVALALVMFGIALDISIDDFRRLARKPKPLFVGVLSQFVLLPAVTFVLVLLVEPLPSIALGMFMVAACPGGNISNFITHLAKGNTALSVSLTAVATLLAVIMTPLNLQLWGSLYGPTASILQEVAIAPFSMVKLVALLLALPLILGMLIKHFRPRFASKIAKVLKVLSLVFFVVLIFIALYDNRDIFMEYVLYVFWIVVLHNLLAFVTGFSLAKFFSLSQMDKRTIGIETGIQNSGLGLLLIFTFFDGLGGMALLAAFWGIWHLISGLTIATFWGYFPIDKEEFV, from the coding sequence TTGGTAACTACCCCTCTGGATAAGATCCATATAGATTTTAATGAACAATCACTTTGGGTGCTCAATGTGGCATTGGCTTTGGTAATGTTTGGGATAGCATTGGATATATCCATAGATGACTTTAGAAGATTGGCAAGAAAACCTAAGCCTCTTTTTGTGGGCGTTTTGAGTCAGTTTGTTCTATTGCCCGCGGTAACCTTTGTGTTGGTTTTGCTAGTGGAGCCCTTGCCCAGTATTGCATTGGGAATGTTTATGGTCGCTGCCTGTCCGGGAGGTAATATTTCCAATTTTATTACACATTTGGCCAAGGGGAATACGGCCCTGTCAGTAAGTTTAACGGCTGTAGCCACCTTACTGGCTGTAATTATGACCCCTTTGAACCTTCAATTATGGGGTTCCCTATATGGGCCTACCGCATCAATCCTTCAAGAAGTTGCCATAGCCCCTTTTTCCATGGTGAAACTAGTGGCATTACTTTTGGCTCTACCATTAATTTTGGGGATGTTGATAAAGCATTTCAGACCAAGATTTGCCTCCAAAATAGCAAAGGTTTTAAAAGTACTTTCGCTGGTGTTCTTTGTTGTCCTCATTTTTATTGCGCTGTATGACAATAGGGATATTTTTATGGAATATGTTCTCTACGTGTTCTGGATAGTTGTTCTGCATAACCTCCTGGCTTTTGTTACTGGCTTTTCGTTGGCTAAATTTTTTAGTCTTTCACAAATGGATAAAAGAACAATTGGAATAGAAACCGGGATTCAGAATTCAGGCCTTGGATTGTTACTGATATTTACTTTTTTTGACGGACTGGGAGGGATGGCTCTTTTGGCTGCTTTTTGGGGTATTTGGCACTTAATATCCGGTTTGACAATAGCTACTTTTTGGGGGTATTTTCCAATTGATAAAGAAGAATTTGTTTGA
- a CDS encoding tRNA-binding protein, which translates to MNETITWPDFSKIDMRVGTIIEIKDFPEARKPAYQVQVDFGKEIGIRKTSAQITQRYSKDELLGKQIIAVINFPKKQIANFMSECLILGAVDGSDVILLRPEAEVDNGLKIS; encoded by the coding sequence ATGAACGAAACTATTACTTGGCCCGATTTTTCCAAAATAGATATGAGAGTGGGCACTATTATTGAAATTAAAGATTTTCCAGAGGCCAGGAAACCTGCCTACCAAGTACAGGTAGATTTTGGCAAGGAGATAGGGATTAGGAAAACATCGGCCCAAATTACGCAAAGGTATTCCAAAGATGAACTTTTGGGGAAGCAGATAATTGCGGTGATCAATTTTCCTAAAAAGCAAATTGCAAATTTTATGAGTGAATGTCTTATATTGGGCGCTGTTGACGGTTCCGATGTAATATTGTTGCGACCGGAAGCAGAAGTTGACAATGGACTTAAAATTTCATAA
- a CDS encoding thioredoxin family protein: protein MANTPSNMLPLGTIAPNFKLLDTTLDKQKSLQDLKGTKGTVIMFICNHCPFVKHLNAEIVKTAMEYQPKDISFIAISSNDVENYPQDAPHLMKLISMEQKYTFPYLYDESQEVAKAYDAACTPDFYLFDANLKLVYRGQFDNSRPGNGIPVTGEDLKTAMDALLAGKEINEKQKPSMGCNIKWKK, encoded by the coding sequence ATGGCCAATACACCCAGTAACATGCTTCCTTTGGGCACAATAGCTCCCAACTTTAAACTACTAGATACCACTTTGGACAAACAAAAAAGCCTTCAAGACCTAAAAGGCACAAAGGGTACCGTAATTATGTTCATATGTAACCACTGCCCTTTTGTTAAGCATTTGAACGCCGAAATCGTTAAAACCGCAATGGAATATCAACCTAAAGATATTTCATTTATAGCAATTTCCAGCAACGACGTGGAAAACTATCCTCAAGATGCTCCCCATTTAATGAAGCTGATCAGTATGGAACAGAAGTATACTTTTCCCTATTTGTACGATGAGAGCCAAGAAGTGGCCAAAGCCTATGATGCCGCCTGTACCCCTGATTTCTATTTATTCGATGCCAATTTAAAGCTGGTATATCGGGGGCAGTTTGACAACTCCCGTCCGGGAAACGGCATTCCCGTTACCGGGGAGGATTTAAAGACAGCCATGGACGCCCTTCTTGCAGGAAAAGAAATAAATGAGAAACAAAAACCCAGTATGGGCTGCAATATAAAATGGAAAAAATAA